Part of the Gadus chalcogrammus isolate NIFS_2021 chromosome 22, NIFS_Gcha_1.0, whole genome shotgun sequence genome is shown below.
TTTCTTAGTTAAAATGGTTCTTATGTGTTGTCTTGGGTTTGTCTTGAGTGAACACCCAAGTCCTATGATCAGCTTGACACGAGTAGCCATGAGAGGAGGGTCATCGAAGATATGATGAAGGCACTGCTTTTGTTCATTCCACTTGAGACTCCACCCGTCACTGTAcgaaagagtaaaaaagtacttgATTAGTTAGTGAGATATCTTAAATCACCAGTCATCAGTCAGTCTTAAAATCACCTCCACATTTCCATTGTTTTAGAACTGTGAAAATGGGATGAGAGTATTGGAAAGGATTGGAAAATGCAATGTCTAGCATAAGATGCTTGGTATTTTACCTAGCAGTGGTATAACTATATCAAGGGTGTGTAAATCAATCTATCCGTCAATCATCCTTCAGTTCACCTATCCCATGACAACCATGCTTCAGGATTTAGAATCGTCCTAACGTTAGTTATTTCCTAACAATTAAACGTTACACGAACAAAGAGGACTCCATTAGTAGGAAAGATTCAAAAgcaaataattgtattataatTTTAGCAATTTCTTGATTGAAACTTGAAAAATTCCTGGCATGGTGACATccttttttgtatgtgtgtgtttggcatcaATTTCTTCCGGCCAGCAATGGCCACCTATTCTGGTTGCTAAGGCTTCTTCCTGCTGGTATGGTCtcctgtccgtgtgtgtgtgttagagagaggcCATAGCCTCATTTGTTTCAGGATTGCATGCATTGAATCAGAAGTCACTGCCCGCCACAGACAGAAAACCAGacagaaaaccacacacacacacacacccacacacacacacacacacacacacacacacacacacccgcatcacacttattttacaaatgtgtttgcataTCTTACCTATACCATTAACAGTGATAGAGTTGGTTTCAATGTCAAAAGCTGTGATGGTTCCTGCGGCATCGGTCAGAACTCTGGCTATCTGGTCACTAGGAGGAGCTGAACTGAACTTTGCGTCCATGGTGGTGATGATCGATCCTTGGCTAGGGAAAAAAATTGTAGCACATATCTTTGTTTTAAATTGATGTACTAACCAGTGAACTGAGACACATGAATGCCATGCCAAACTTTaatatgttaatatatatacataatgtgTAATATAATGTGTATGCGAAAATTTAATTCTAGTTatcttattttgtaaaacacaGTTTAGAACGTTGACATTTTCCAagtaacattttattttaatatcatAGAATGCCACCCGAGGCTTCAAAAGGTACCTGAAAGTTACCACTTGCAAGCTAGTGAAGGAACCAAAAGCTCTTCTGAACAAGGGTTCGAGCTGCACAGGGGAAAAGACAGTTAGAATAAGAAGGCTTTGTTCATTTCAAGGAATACAAAATAAGCACTGTGTTATTCACCGCTGACATCTGTTAAAATTCTGTGTATCACCTACTTAACATAGCTTTGCAGAGTAGCAACAAGTGATACGGGAGGGAACCCTCATTTAGACAATTATCAAAAGCAAATGTTGTTTAAGGAGCAAGTTCGTTCCCATGTAAGCCGCCCAGGTGCTCAAAATGTTCTTACCGCAGATGTGATGGTTGTGGCTCGATCTTGGAAGGCTGCTGATGAGGGATTCAAAAGGTCTGCTGTAAATGTGTCTCTGACAGAACGGAATCCAAATCGGACGTTAGCCAACGCTACTGCAGCAGTGGTTGTGGTTTGAGTTGGGGCCGGTGGTTGGGCAGTTGTAGCAGGTGGTTGGGCTGTTGTAGCCGTTGGTTTGGCAGTTATTGTCAGTGGTTGGGCAGTTGTTGGGGCAATCGTTGTGGTAGTGGTAACAACTCCTGTAAAGACGCATTTTGGGTTTTTGCGTTTAGTAATTTACGTTTATGATATGATATACACTGTATGTGATACATTTTATTGAAATTTAAGAACTTACTTTCGACAACAATAGTGGTAGCATCAATTTGGAGACTATCAGTGGAGTTGTCCATTGCAGCATTTCTCAAGACATTTGCAACTTCCTCTGCTGGCGGAATACTTTCACTTGGGGCAGTATTATTGAACACAAGCTCCAAAACGGTTTCAGTGTTGGCCATACGTCGACCTCCGGCAGGTCTGGAAAAACAGGTTATCATTACGATTGCAACAATTCAAATTTTATGTCAGAAAGCTGGTTCAGAGACAGGGGTACAGCGATTAATTGGCATACGAGACTTGGAATGGAGTATATTATCATTCGCATTGTGGTGAGGCCACGAAATGCCTTGCAAAAATATCTGTAGGCCTAGATATATTTACAGTCATGAGGAGGTTTCCAAGGTTTTACCTGAATCCAATGACAATAACGCGGATGAAAAGGAATCCATATTCTGCCCTGTAGATAGCATTACACTAAGGAGAAAAACattgaaatgtaaaaaaacattgaaatggCTTTCAAAGTAGATTATATTAAATCTGTATGAAATGTCAAGAGAAACAAAACGATCAATACAAAATAACTAGCAAATATTTCAAATTCTTCGAGCACCAGGttacattcatttttttaatccaCCACAACTGTGTCCAACTCACCGTTGTAACAACGATCAACTGCAGTACAATAAACTGCTGACTGCTTGGGTTTGATAATTGTTCGTCGTAAGTTTGTGTTAACGTAACCGACACACTGAAGGTCGGAGCAGGGGCTGATGGTGCGGTCGGAGGACTGGTGGTCGTCAAGAGGCTGGTCGTGGATTCGCTGGAAGACGTTTGGGTAGAACCCATGGTGCTGCTTGCTGTGGAAGGTGTTTGGGTGGAACCCATGGTGCTGCTTGCTGTGGAAGGTGTTTGGGTGGAACCCATGGTGCTGCTTGCTGTTGAAGGTGTTTGGGTGGAACCCATGGTGCTGCGTGCTGTGGAAGATGTTTGGGTGGAACCCATGGTGCTGCGTGCTGTGGAAGGTGTTTGGGTGGAACCCATGGTGCTGCGTGCTGTGGAAGATGTTTGGGTGGAACCCATGGTGCTGCGTGCTGTGGAAGGTGTTTGGGTGGAACCCATGGTGCTGCTTGCTGTGGAAGGTGTTTGGGTGGAACCCATGGTGCTGCTTGCTGTTGAAGGTGTTTGGGTGGAACCCATGGTGCTGCGTGCTGTGGAAGATGTTTGGGTGGAACCCATGGTGCTGCGTGCTGTGGAAGGTGTTTGGGTGGAACCCATGGTGCTGCTTGCTGTTGAAGGTGTTTGGGTGGAACCCATGGTGCTGCGTGCTGTGGAAGATGTTTGGGTGGAACCCATGGTGCTGCGTGCTGTGGAAGGTGTTTGGGTGGAACCCATGGTGCTGCTTGCTGTGGAAGATGCTCCAGTGGTGACCGTGACAGGAGCAACGTTCACAGTTGTGGTGGGAACCGATACGTCCGTTGTGATGGTTGGTGTAACAGAAGAGATGATTGTGCTTGTGATGGGTGCCATGGTTGAGCTTGGTGTGAGAGCTCCTGTAAAcgttgtatttatatttaaaaaaaaggaaagtgaATCCATTGCTATTTCCTTGATCTTACATACTGTACCTATGACTAGGATAGAGTCATGATCAACTGACTCGTTCTGTcgaacccttaccctaaccccattaCTTTTATCATAATATCCAGAATGGAATTTGTAATCATACCTGTGACAAAAGAATGTGAGGTTGGAACGGAGGGTGCTGTAGCTGGAGTTGGCgtagttgttgttgctgctgtcgTCGGAGTTGCTGTTGGGATTTGCGTTTCTGAGAAGGTACATGTTACTTGTAACTATGTATTTGTACATGCATAAgcgcaagaatcagggaaaagCCACATACTTGAGCAACAAGTTATTTGTTACGAGAAAAGTGCTGTTACTTTTATCATTGGATGAAATATGGAAAGTGTGACCATACCTGTGACAACAATAGATTCAGGATCAAAGGAGATTCCGCCAGCGGAGGTGTTGGTTGCTGCCGTCGTCATGGTCTCCAGTACATCGGCAGTTGAAATGGTCACTTCAGGTGATGCTGTGTTATTGAAAACAAGCTCCACCTCTATTGTAGTGTTTCCATCGATGGACGGGCTGAAAAACAGATTGCCATCATTATGAGACCATTCAACTTGAATACAACTTGAAAGCTTGATGCTCTAGCTTACAGTTCGGGAACATATACCATCATGTTTAGCTTATAGTGCATACAACAGAACTTATTCTTTGACCCTATGGTGCCTGGATCTGAATAGTATTATTTAGATCGTTTCAATTAGCCTTTATCATTGTGCATTGTGATTGACCCTAAACTACATCGGTAAAATTGCTACTTTTCAGAAATTAGAAACATGATTGAAATTTGTCAAAAGGACCTATATTCATATGGAAAATTTGGTTATTTAAGAAGGATCATTTACCTGAATCCAAGGACAAGGGTGGTGATGAAAATCGACCCATAGGCCTCCAGGAAGATCGCATCGCACTATGGGAACAGCATACATAATTTTAAAAGATGGACAACCCCTTAAAAATGGATGGAATCAATGCAAATCCCTCTGAAGTTAAAGGTTCGGAAAAATGACGTCTCAAGTAATATGGAATGCATCGCAAGGGTATCGAAGGACGAGAGGCAAAAGAAGGCAACGTAAATGACTTCAAGTTTGAAATGATATCAACTTACAGAtgtcacaacagttgtttgcagATCTTGAAACTCTGCAGTCGTTTGGTCTGTTAACTCTGCAGTGAAAGGCTTTGATATTGTAGCCTCTACCGTGAAAGACACAGTAAGAACTGAGGGTTCTGGAGTTGCcgtagttgttgttggtgctgttgTTGAGGTTGGCGTTTCTGAGAAGGAACATGTCACTTGTTACTATGTATTTGTACATGCATAAgcgcaagaatcagggaaaagCCACATACTTGAGCAACAAGTTATTTGTTACGAGAAAAGTGCTGTTACTTTTATCATTGGATGAAATATGGAAAGTGTGACCATACCTGTGACAACAATAGATTCAGGATCAAAGGAGATTCCGCCAGCGGAGGTGTTGGTTGCTGCCGTCGTCATGGTCTCCAGTACATCGGCAGTTGAAATGGTCACTTCAGGTGATGCTGTGTTATTGAAAACAAGCTCCACCTCTATTGTAGTGTTTCCATCGATGGACGGGCTGAAAAACAGATTGCCATCATTATGAGACCATTCAACTTGAATACAACTTGAAAGCTTGATGCTCTAGCTTACAGTTCGGGAACATATCCCATCATGTTTAGCTTATAATGCATGCAACAGAACTTATTCTTTGACCCTATGGTGCCTGGATCTGAATAGTATTGTTTAGATCGTTTCAATTAGCCTTTATCATTGTGCGTTGTGATTGACCCTAAACTACATTTGTAAAAATTGCTACTTTTCAGAAATTAGAACAATGATTGAAATCTCTCAAAAGGACCTATATTCATATGGAAATTTTGGTTATTTAAGAAGGATCATTTACCTGAATCCAAGGACAAGGGTGGTGATGAAAATCGACCCATAGGCCTCCAGGAAGATCGCATCGCACTATGGGAACAGCATACACAATTTTAAAAGATGGACAACCCCTTAAAAATGGATGGAATCAATGCAAATCCCTCTGAAGTTAAAGGTTCGGAAAAATGACGTCTCAAGTAATATGGAATGCATCGCAAGGGTATCGAAGGACGAGAGGCAAAAGAGGGCAACGTAAAAGACTTCAAGTTTGAAATGATATCAACTTACAGAtgtcacaacagttgtttgcagATCTTGAAACTCTGTAGTCGTTTGGTCTGTTAACTCTGCAGTGAAAGGCTTTGATATTGTAGCCTCTACCGTGAAAGACACAGTAGAAACTGAGGGTTCTGGAGTTGCCGTAGTTGTTGGTGCTGTCGTTGAGGTTGGCGTTTCTGAGTAGGAACAAGTCAGTTGTTACTATGCATTTGTACATGCATAAGCGCAAGAATCTGGGAAAAGCCACATACTTGAGCAACAAGTTATTTGTTACGAGAAAAGTGCTGTTACTTTTATCATTGGATGAAATATGGAAAGTGTGACCATACCTGTGACAACAATAGATTCAGGATCAAAGGAGATTCCGCCAGCGGAGGTGTTGGTTGCTGCCGTCGTCATGGTCTCCAGTACATCGGCAGTTGAAATGGTCACTTCAGGTGATGCTGTGTTATTGAAAACAAGCTCCACCTCTATAGTAGTGTTTCCATCGATGGACGGGCTGAAAAACAGATTGCCATCATTATGAGACCATTCAACTTGAATACAACTTGAAAGCTTGATGCTCTAGCTTACAGTTCGGGAACATATCCCATCATGTTTAGCTTATAATGCATGCAACAGAACTTATTATTTGACCCTGTGGTGCCTGGATCTGAATAGTATTGTTTAGATCGTTTCAATTAGCCTTTATCATTGTGCGTTGTGATTGACCCTAAACTACATCGGTAAAATTGCTACTTTTCAGAAATTAGAAACATGATTGAAATCTGTCAAAAGGACCTATATTCATATGGAAATTTTGGTTATTTAAGAAGGATCATTTACCTGAATCCAAGGACAAGGGTGGTGATGAAAATCGACCCATAGGCCTCCAGGAAGATCGCATCGCACTATGGGAACAGCATACACAATTTTAAAAGATGGACAACCCCTTAAAAATGGATGGAATCAATGCAAATCCCTCTGAAGTTAAAGGTTCAGAAAAATGACGTCTCAAGTAATATGGAATGCATCGCAAGGGTATCGAAGGACGAGAGGCAAAAGAGGGCAACGTAAATGTCTTCAAGTTTGAAATGATATCAACTTACAGAtgtcacaacagttgtttgcagATCTTGAAACTCTGTAGTCGTTTGGTCTGTTAACTCTGCAGTGAAAGGCTTTGATATTGTAGCCTCTACCGTGAAAGACACAGTAGAAACTGAGGGTTCTGGAGTTGCCGTAGTTGTTGGTGCTGTCGTTGAGGTTGGTGTTTCTGAGAAGGAACATGTCACTTGTTACTATGCATTTGTACATGCATAAGCGCAAGAATCTGGGAAAAGCCACATACTTGAGCAACAAGTTATTTGTTACGAGAAAAGTGCTGTTACTTTTATCATTGGATGAAATATGGAAAGTGTGACCATACCTGTGACAACAATAGATTCAGGATCAAAGGAGATTCCGCCAGCGGAGGTGTTGGTTGCTGCCGTCGTCATGGTCTCCAGTACATCGGCAGTTGAAACGGTCACTTCAGGTGATGCTGTGTTATTGAAAACAAGCTCCACCTCTATTGTAGTGTTTCCATCGATGGACGGGCTGAAAAACAGATTGCCATCATTATGAGACCATTCAACTTGAATACAACTTGAAAGCTTGATGCTCTAGCTTACAGTTCGGGAACATATACCATCATGTTTAGCTTATAATGCATACAACAGAACTTATTCTTTGACCCTATGGTGCCTGGATCTGAATAGTATTGTTTAGATCGTTTCAATTAGCCTTTATCATTGTGCGTTGTGATTGACCCTAAACTACATCGGTAAAATTGCTACTTTTCAGAAATTAGAACAATGATTGAAATTTGTCAAAAGGACCTATATTCATATGGAAAATTTGGTTATTTAAGAAGGATCATTTACCTGAATCCAAGGACAAGGGTGGTGATGAAAATCGACCCATAGGCCTCCAGGAAGATCGCATCGCACTATGGGAACAGCATACACAATTTTAAAAGATGGACAACCCCTTAAAAATGGATGGAATCAATGCAAATCCCTCTGAAGTTAAAGGTTCGGAAAAATGACGTCTCAAGTAATATGGAATGCATCGCAAGGGTATCGAAGGACGAGAGGCAAAAGAGGGCAACGTAAAAGACTTCAAGTTTGAAATGATATCAACTTACAGAtgtcacaacagttgtttgcagATCTTGAAACTCTGCAGTCGTTTGGTCTGTTAACTCTGGAGTGAAAGGCTTTGATATTGTAGCCTCTACCGTGAAAGACACAGTAGGAACTGAGGGTTCTGGAGTTGCcgtagttgttgttggtgctgtcGTTGGGGTTGGCGTTTCTGAGAAGGAACATGTCACTTGTTACTATGTATTTGTACATGCATAAGCGCAAGGATCAGGGAAAAGCCACATACTTGAGCAACAAGTTATTTGTTACGAGAAAAGTGCTGTTACTTTTGTCATTGGATGAAATATGGAAAGTGTGACCATACCTGTGACAACAATAGATTCAGGATCAAAGGAGATTCCGCCAGCGGAGGTGTTGGTTGCTGCCGTCGTCATGGTCTCCAGTACATCGGCAGTTGAAACGGTCACTTCAGGTGATGCTGTGTTATTGAAAACAAGCTCCACCTCTATTGTAGTGTTTCCATCGATGGACGGGCTGAAAAACAGATTGCCATCATTATGAGACCATTCAACTTGAATACAACTTGAAAGCTTGATGCTCTAGCTTACAGTTCGGGAACATATACCATCATGTTTAGCTTATAATGCATACAACAGAACTTATTCTTTGACCCTATGGTGCCTGGATCTGAATAGTATTGTTTAGATCGTTTCAATTAGCCTTTATCATTGTGCGTTGTGATTGACCCTAAACTACATCGGTAAAATTGCTACTTTTCAGAAATTAGAACAATGATTGAAATTTGTCAAAAGGACCTATATTCATATGGAAAATTTGGTTATTTAAGAAGGATCATTTACCTGAATCCAAGGACAAGGGTGGTGATGAAAATCGACCCATAGGCCTCCAGGAAGATCGCATCGCACTATGGGAACAGCATACACAATTTTAAAAGATGGACAACCCCTTAAAAATGGATGGAATCAATGCAAATCCCTCTGAAGTTAAAGGTTCAGAAAAATGACGTCTCAAGTAATATGGAATGCATCGCAAGGGTATCGAAGGACGAGAGGCAAAAGAGGGCAACGTAAAAGACTTCAAGTTTGAAATGATATCAACTTACAGATGTCACGACAGTTGTTTGCAGATCTTGAAACTCTGCAGTCGTTTGGTCTGTTAACTCTGGAATGAAAGGCTTTGATATTGTAGCCTCTACCGTGAAAGACACAGTAGGAACTGAGGGTTCTGGAGTTGCcgtagttgttgttggtgctgtcGTTGGGGTTGGCGTTTCTGAGAAGGAACATGTCACTTGTTACTATGTATTTGTACATGCATAAgcgcaagaatcagggaaaagCCACATACTTGAGCAACAAGTTATTTGTTACGAGAAAAGTGCTGTTACTTTTGTCATTGGATGAAATATGGAAAGTGTGACCATACCTGTGACAACAATAGATTCAGGATCAAAGGAGATTCCGCCAGCGGAGGTGTTGGTTGCTGCCGTCGTCATGGTCTCCAGTACATCGGCAGTTGAAACGGTCACTTCAGGTGATGCTGTGTTATTGAAAACAAGCTCCACCTCTATTGTAGTGTTTCCATCGATGGACGGGCTGAAAAACAGATTGCCATCATTATGAGACCATTCAACTTGAATACAACTTGAAAGCTTGATGCTCTAGCTTACAGTTCGGGAACATATACCATCATGTTTAGCTTATAATGCATACAACAGAACTTATTCTTTGACCCTATGGTGCCTGGATCTGAATAGTATTGTTTAGATCGTTTCAATTAGCCTTTATCATTGTGCGTTGTGATTGACCCTAAACTACATCGGTAAAATTGCTACTTTTCAGAAATTAGAACAATGATTGAAATTTGTCAAAAGGACCTATATTCATATGGAAAATTTGGTTATTTAAGAAGGATCATTTACCTGAATCCAAGGACAAGGGTGGTGA
Proteins encoded:
- the LOC130376232 gene encoding uncharacterized histidine-rich protein DDB_G0274557-like; translated protein: MYLLRNANPNSNSDDSSNNNYANSSYSTLRSNLTFFCHRSSHTKLNHGTHHKHNHLFCYTNHHNGRIGSHHNCERCSCHGHHWSIFHSKQHHGFHPNTFHSTQHHGFHPNIFHSTQHHGFHPNTFNSKQHHGFHPNTFHSTQHHGFHPNIFHSTQHHGFHPNTFNSKQHHGFHPNTFHSKQHHGFHPNTFHSTQHHGFHPNIFHSTQHHGFHPNTFHSTQHHGFHPNIFHSTQHHGFHPNTFNSKQHHGFHPNTFHSKQHHGFHPNTFHSKQHHGFYPNVFQRIHDQPLDDHQSSDRTISPCSDLQCVGYVNTNLRRTIIKPKQSAVYCTAVDRCYNV